In Nematostella vectensis chromosome 12, jaNemVect1.1, whole genome shotgun sequence, the genomic window TTGTGAATATGCTCActtttatattgtttttccAACAGAGAAACATTGGCATTGTAAAGAACAGGAAACCATACACACAAGCAGAGAAAGGTCACCCTAGACCAGAGAGCATATCTACTCTGTCAGACAAATTGGTAAATAGGCAGCATGATGCTTTAACCACCCATGGATACCAAAGAGCATCCGAGAGGACATCTGATGTTTCTAACTCTAGAAACAATCTCAGCACTAGTACCCTATTACCTGTAAAAAAGTATCCTGGAAGACTAACGGAAAGCATTTCCAAGTCCTCAGATGCCACCTTAAGAAACACAATGGACAGTGTGCTGTTCTCAACTAGACACACAGATAGTATCATCAATGCAATTCCAGGTGCACCTGAGGCAAGCCTGTTGAGTCAGGTTGCTGTCAGTGTTTATGGAGAGGGAGGAAATGTTGATGATTCTCTTGCATCTACAAACCTTTCCATGGCCTTTACTGGTAAGCGATAAGTCTTGCACTATGCCGTTGAAATGTTTGACTGCACCTGGTCATGATAAAAATCCTGACGAGGCAACTGTATGTTCCTTGATTCTTACTGAATATCATGATATCATCAGATTGATCTCCCTTTTTTTCAGATGTAAGTGTGGCATCACTCCAGTCAACTGCAGGTAACCAGCCAGGAAGACCCGTCCAGCGGCAACTCAACATGGACACTATCAACAATAACCTGTACCAGACTCATCAACGCCAGCCACTTACGAGCACCCCAACAACCAGCCATGCCCAAAGTAATAATAGCATAACTGACACCAATACCAGGAAGAACATGTCTGGTGTCATGCCTGGAAAAGGTGCTCAAGGGACCAAGGCTGCCCAAAGTTCAAGATCCACTGGACCATCTCACCATGTATTCAGTAAGAACATTTCCAGTAAACACTCGTCCAGTCGTCAGGACACTACTGGTGACCAGGATAAGGCTTTGGAAAAACTGGACATGATGAGGAAGAAATTACTTCAAGAGAAAGAGAAACAACTGCATATTCTAAGGCAGCAAGAACTCTCCAGATTACGTCAGAAATCTGCAGAATCCTTAGATGGTAGCTTTGAGGGAAGGGATGCTTACCAGGATAGTGTGGCCAGGGCAACCAGTAATATAACATCAATGTACTCTATCGCCGAGTGTAGTCACGAGGAGAGCATGAGCAAAACAAACGCAGAGGAGTCGACATCAGATAAGGAGAACGTCCCTCACTGCAGCCATGGCAACAATGAGCGTTGTTATGACAACACTCACATGACATATGGTAACCTTGGGAATGACTACAGTGTCTTAGCAGGAGAGGAGATATGTAGATATGTGAAGCCTGATAAGGTCTGGGACGGCTACCCACATGCGCTAGGGCGTGGCTATGAGGAGTCCACACCCAGGGGGAAGAGCACAGTAAAACATGCTGGGGATTTGTACATCAGGCATGAATTTGTCAAACAGATGGAGGTGAGTATTGTGTGACacagtttatttattttttctaattatGAGCTGCTGGATATCCAGTAGTTTACagaatgaatatttttttagaaagaaaTGTATTTTAGTGAGATTTTTTAGGGTAGTTGTTTGTTTTGCGCCATCAGTTGCTCACCATGCACTAGCATATTCTGAAGCTAGAAGTGGATCTACAACTGGTCGTCAGATCTTTTAAAAGGTCCCTATTGAAAAACTGAAATCGtaactgtcttgttacttGTGAAAACTCAATTTCTTAGCCCCCCCTTTGCTGTGTTCTAGGAGCTGGGCAGTCAGGAGGGTTCAGAACTGCACAAGTTTGCCGTCTTGTCTGCCCATGCCAAGGGCTTTCTGACGCGGCGTCTCCTGCAGGCAGACAAGGTCCAGGCGCTTGTCAAGACTGTCAAGGTACGCTGTGGTCATAGGGTATCAAGTGCTAGAGAGGTGCTTTCTATTGCAACAGGGTTAGGCTAGTAGTCAGAGGATGGCTTCTACAGGGCTAGGCTAGTAGTCAGAGGGTGGCTTCTACAGGGTTAGGCTAGTAGTCAGAGGATGGCTTCTACAGGGTTAGGCTAGTAGTCAGAGGATGGCTTCTACAGGGCTAGGCTAGTAGTCAGAGGATGGCTTCTACAGGGCTAGGCTAGTAGTCAGAGGATGGCTTCTACAGGGTTAGGCTAGTAGTCAGAGGATGGCTTCTACAGGGTTAGGCTAGTAGTCAGAGGATGGCTTCTACAGGGTTAGGCTAGTAGTCAGAGGATGGCTTCTACAGGGCTAGGCTAGTAGTCAGAGGGTGGCTTCTACAGGGTTAGGCTAGTAGTCAGAGGATGGCTTCTACAGGGCTAGGCTAGTAGTCAGAGGATGGCTTCTACAGGGCTAGGCTAGTAGTCAGAGGATGGCTTCTACAGGGTTAGGCTAGTAGTCAGAGGATGGCTTCTACAGGGTTAGGCTAGTAGTCAGAGGATGGCTTCTACAGGGTTAGGCTAGTAGTCAGAGGATGGCTTCTACAGGGCTAGGCTAGTAGTCAGAGGATGGCTTCTACAGGGCTAGGCTAGTAGTCAGAGGATGGGTTCTACAGGGCTAGGCTAGTAGTCAGAGGCTGGCTTCTACAGGGTTAGGCTAGTAGTCAGAGGATGGCTTCTACAGGGCTAGGCTAGTAGTCAGAGGGTGGCTTCTACAGGGTTAGGCTAGTAGTCAGAGGATGGCTTCTACAGGGCTAGGCTAGTAGTCAGAGGATGGCTTCTACAGGGCTAGGCTAGTAGTCAGAGGATGGCTTCTACAGGGTTAGGCTAGTAGTCAGAGGATGGCTTCTACAGGGTTAGGCTAGTAGTCAGAGGATGGCTTCTACAGGGCTAGGCTAGTAGTCAGAGGGTGGCTTCTACAGGGCTAGGCTAGTAGTCAGAGGGTGGCTTCTACAGGGTTAGGCTAGTAGTCAGAGGATGGCTTCTACAGGGTTAGGCTAGTAGTCAGAGGATGGCTTCTACAGGGCTAGGCTAGTAGTCAGAGGCTGGCTTCTACAGGGTTAGGCTAGTAGTCAGAGGATGGCTTCTACAGGGTTAGGCTAGTAGTCAGAGGATGGCTTCTACAGGGCTAGGCTAGTAGTCAGAGGATGGCTTCTACAGGGTTAGGCTAGTAGTCAGAGGATGGCTTCTACAGGGTTAGGCTAGTAGTCAGAGGATGGCTTCTACTGGGTTAGGCTAGTAGTCAGAGGATGGCTTCTACAGGGCTAGGCTAGTAGTCAGAGGATGGCTTCTACAGGGTTAGGCTAGTAGTCAGAGGATGGCTTCTACAGGGTTAGGCTAGTAGTCAGAGGATGGCTTCTACAGGGTTAGGCTAGTAGTCAGAGGATGGCTTCTACAGGGTTAGGCTATTAGTCAGAGGATGGCTTCTACAGGGTTAGACTAGTAGTCAGAGGATGGCTTCTACAGGGTTAGGCTAGTAGTCAGAGGATGGCTTCTACAGGGCTAGGCTAGTAGTCAGAGGATGGCTTCTACAGGGTTAGGCTAGTAGTCAGAGGGTGGCTTCTACAGGGTTAGGCTAGTAGTCAGAGGATGGCTTCTACAGGGTTAGGCTAGTAGTCAGAGGATGGCTTCTACAGGGTTAGGCTAGTAGTCAGAGGGTGGCTTCTACAGGGTTAGGCTAGTAGTCAGAGGATGGCTTCTACAGGGTTAGGCTGGTAGTCAGAGGATGGCTTCTACAGGGTTAGGCTAGTAGTCAGAGGATGGCTTCTACAGGGTTAGGCTAGTAGTCAGAGGATGGCTTCTACAGGGTTAGGCTATTAGTCAGAGGATGGCTTCTACAGGGTTAGGCTAGTAGTCAGAGGATGGCTTCTACAGGGTTAGGCTAGTAGTCAGAGGATGGCTTCTACAGGGTTAGGCTAGTAGTCAGAGGATGGCTTCAACTGACTGTAGTCGGTTGTTGCCCAGGGCAGAAAGAAAGCAAGTTAATTCTAACTCAGGGATGAATGctctttttatccaatcaaatgttgATGAATCCCTAGGTTATcgctaacctgctttccaGGAACTGGCCCCAGGTTAACAAATCTCAGTAGTAAATTAAATCAGCTTGAATCGTAGTTAATTTCAGTTTACATTTAAAACTGGTTCAAAAGTGGTTCTATTTCTAAGgtataaaatgaaataagaaATTTGTATTAAATTTCTATTGCGTCCAGAAAGAGCAGCATGTGCATATGTTTAAGGGTGATACTGTACTGTATgcacccaaaaaaaaaatggtttgcCATTTGGCAAACGAAAGGCATCTCTGGCAAAAACCATGTATAATAACAAAGCTGGTGTGAGTTATGTGaatcttttttgggggggttGAAGGTTGCATATCATATCAATAAAATCATAGCGCATTAGcacatttcaaataaaaagagACATTCAATGTTTCCTGTTTGTGTTAAGGATACCCAAGCCTTTCTGTCAGACATTGCAAGGGAGGGGACTCAATCAACACAGGAAAAGATGCTGAATGACAGAGTAACTGCACAGGTATGTGGTAGAATTATGTTAGTTTTAGTGCTGTGACTATAAATGATATTATATGGTAAATTTGTgacatatattattttttgtattggGTATAATCAAAATTTGTATTGGGTATAATCAAAATTGTATTGGGTATAATCAAAACTGAATTGTATTGGGTATAATCAAAATTGAATATAATAAGGTACAGTATTATCAGATAATGGAATTTGCTTGAATTGAGCAGATAGCTTAACACATGAGAAGACGCCAAACAATAAGCACCCAGTCTTTGGGgtggggcgcttattggatAGGGGGCGcttacagtattttatttCTGCAGAAAACACCAGCTTGTTTTTTAGACTTAATACATTACATTCATGGAGGGGATTTCATTGTTTATAAATCGATGACAACATCGTTGTAATGTGAGAATGTCAATAATGAGAATGCAAATAATGTTTACACCATTTAAGTAATGCTTTTTTGGGATATTTTTAGGGTAAGGCAAGGGGTTTTTTTATTgaggagggggcgcttattcgaatcattacGGTAGTTTTCCTAAGATATGCGGTTTTTCTCTGCTTAGCTGGATGCAGCCAGGGGTAAACTCCATGATGTGTTCTTTAAAATCCCTGTGACAGACAGGATGGCTTACATTGCACATGCGCGAAGCCTGGCGAAAGAACGGGCAATACGACAAGCCTCCAAGGTAAACGAATGGCAgttatcatcaatatcatcattgtcatcacatTTCTTGTCATCAGTGTCACTTGAACTAATATTTTTGTCATgtttattgtcatcattatcatcaccatcattgtcaccatcacatttcttgacattaTCACGACCTGGGGTTTCATTAGGGCCCGGTGGCCGGAAGAACCACCAGCTATTTTCAACAGAGAGCTGGTTACTTTTTAAATATAGTtgatttaagttttatttgaattaataaaataaaatagcttCCACCCTCTTCTTATCAATCTACGTCGCCTACTCTGAAacttaatgaaacccctgacTAATATATAACATGgtttttatcattatcactTTCATCATCAGCGTTACAGTTGTGTATCACCACCATAATGttcatcatcaacaatatAGTCATTATCACCAATATAGTAATTGACATCATGTCATCATCAATGCCA contains:
- the LOC116616954 gene encoding uncharacterized protein LOC116616954 isoform X2, coding for MAEFFVEMPESLRDLLSRSRNDKDDGVKRYFHLIESKKDTSVIRFYGKPILPILLSEDDKIQMQEFRKAAVKVEQKLFEVQREKYSSLLMQVNDVMDRVKRNIGIVKNRKPYTQAEKGHPRPESISTLSDKLVNRQHDALTTHGYQRASERTSDVSNSRNNLSTSTLLPVKKYPGRLTESISKSSDATLRNTMDSVLFSTRHTDSIINAIPGAPEASLLSQVAVSVYGEGGNVDDSLASTNLSMAFTDVSVASLQSTAGNQPGRPVQRQLNMDTINNNLYQTHQRQPLTSTPTTSHAQSNNSITDTNTRKNMSGVMPGKGAQGTKAAQSSRSTGPSHHVFSKNISSKHSSSRQDTTGDQDKALEKLDMMRKKLLQEKEKQLHILRQQELSRLRQKSAESLDGSFEGRDAYQDSVARATSNITSMYSIAECSHEESMSKTNAEESTSDKENVPHCSHGNNERCYDNTHMTYGNLGNDYSVLAGEEICRYVKPDKVWDGYPHALGRGYEESTPRGKSTVKHAGDLYIRHEFVKQMEELGSQEGSELHKFAVLSAHAKGFLTRRLLQADKVQALVKTVKDTQAFLSDIAREGTQSTQEKMLNDRVTAQLDAARGKLHDVFFKIPVTDRMAYIAHARSLAKERAIRQASKKSESRRLSAATMKAMQRRQDGTQGGGEPKKVGGVSAHPGRRRSWDIRVLKPTQSQRSPTLAEKRKARRSLGGRPATMQGGRSATTQGERPKSQPGTDGEKTQLRRPTRTSREEKPLTKRPARVSQEERPQRPTRSSAEEKAPPKRARRSRSAEREGGDGVRSGEERVAARRPQRMSLGANRQPSIALKDGGNVPENKPRTGPITRKVAKSMAARFDKL
- the LOC116616954 gene encoding uncharacterized protein LOC116616954 isoform X1; the protein is MAEFFVEMPESLRDLLSRSRNDKDDGVKRYFHLIESKKDTSVIRFYGKPILPILLSEDDKIQMQEFRKAAVKVEQKLFEVQREKYSSLLMQVNDVMDRVKRNIGIVKNRKPYTQAEKGHPRPESISTLSDKLVNRQHDALTTHGYQRASERTSDVSNSRNNLSTSTLLPVKKYPGRLTESISKSSDATLRNTMDSVLFSTRHTDSIINAIPGAPEASLLSQVAVSVYGEGGNVDDSLASTNLSMAFTDVSVASLQSTAGNQPGRPVQRQLNMDTINNNLYQTHQRQPLTSTPTTSHAQSNNSITDTNTRKNMSGVMPGKGAQGTKAAQSSRSTGPSHHVFSKNISSKHSSSRQDTTGDQDKALEKLDMMRKKLLQEKEKQLHILRQQELSRLRQKSAESLDGSFEGRDAYQDSVARATSNITSMYSIAECSHEESMSKTNAEESTSDKENVPHCSHGNNERCYDNTHMTYGNLGNDYSVLAGEEICRYVKPDKVWDGYPHALGRGYEESTPRGKSTVKHAGDLYIRHEFVKQMEELGSQEGSELHKFAVLSAHAKGFLTRRLLQADKVQALVKTVKDTQAFLSDIAREGTQSTQEKMLNDRVTAQLDAARGKLHDVFFKIPVTDRMAYIAHARSLAKERAIRQASKKSESRRLSAATMKAMQRRQDGTQGGGEPKKVGGVSAHPGRRRSWDIRVLKPTQSQRSPTLAEKRPKHGTRPETAPPARQPKARRSLGGRPATMQGGRSATTQGERPKSQPGTDGEKTQLRRPTRTSREEKPLTKRPARVSQEERPQRPTRSSAEEKAPPKRARRSRSAEREGGDGVRSGEERVAARRPQRMSLGANRQPSIALKDGGNVPENKPRTGPITRKVAKSMAARFDKL
- the LOC116616954 gene encoding uncharacterized protein LOC116616954 isoform X3 produces the protein MAEFFVEMPESLRDLLSRSRNDKDDGVKRYFHLIESKKDTSVIRFYGKPILPILLSEDDKIQMQEFRKAAVKVEQKLFEVQREKYSSLLMQVNDVMDRVKRNIGIVKNRKPYTQAEKGHPRPESISTLSDKLSSDATLRNTMDSVLFSTRHTDSIINAIPGAPEASLLSQVAVSVYGEGGNVDDSLASTNLSMAFTDVSVASLQSTAGNQPGRPVQRQLNMDTINNNLYQTHQRQPLTSTPTTSHAQSNNSITDTNTRKNMSGVMPGKGAQGTKAAQSSRSTGPSHHVFSKNISSKHSSSRQDTTGDQDKALEKLDMMRKKLLQEKEKQLHILRQQELSRLRQKSAESLDGSFEGRDAYQDSVARATSNITSMYSIAECSHEESMSKTNAEESTSDKENVPHCSHGNNERCYDNTHMTYGNLGNDYSVLAGEEICRYVKPDKVWDGYPHALGRGYEESTPRGKSTVKHAGDLYIRHEFVKQMEELGSQEGSELHKFAVLSAHAKGFLTRRLLQADKVQALVKTVKDTQAFLSDIAREGTQSTQEKMLNDRVTAQLDAARGKLHDVFFKIPVTDRMAYIAHARSLAKERAIRQASKKSESRRLSAATMKAMQRRQDGTQGGGEPKKVGGVSAHPGRRRSWDIRVLKPTQSQRSPTLAEKRPKHGTRPETAPPARQPKARRSLGGRPATMQGGRSATTQGERPKSQPGTDGEKTQLRRPTRTSREEKPLTKRPARVSQEERPQRPTRSSAEEKAPPKRARRSRSAEREGGDGVRSGEERVAARRPQRMSLGANRQPSIALKDGGNVPENKPRTGPITRKVAKSMAARFDKL